Proteins encoded together in one Epinephelus lanceolatus isolate andai-2023 chromosome 4, ASM4190304v1, whole genome shotgun sequence window:
- the bckdha gene encoding 2-oxoisovalerate dehydrogenase subunit alpha, mitochondrial, producing MAAVRSMNKMYGLCFHAVRQTAGLKASRLLQHRAFRVGAVHRQQPFDSSLEKPQFPGASAEFVDQLEFIQPNVISGIPVYRVMDRQGNIINPSQDPQLSKETVLNFYQKMTMLNTMDRILYESQRQGRISFYMTNYGEEGTHIGSAAALDPSDLVFGQYREAGVLMYRGFPLEMFMAQCYGNADDLGKGRQMPVHYGSKDLNFVTISSPLATQIPQAAGAAYAVKRENLNRVVICYFGEGAASEGDAHAGFNFSATLECPLIFFCRNNGYAISTPTNEQYRGDGIAARGPGYGMLSIRVDGNDVFAVYNATKEARRRAVAENQPFLIEAMTYRIGHHSTSDDSSAYRSVDEVNYWDKQDHPISRLRHYMAARGWWSEDDERSWRKKSRKTVMEAFEGAEKRLKPNPELLFTDVYQEMTSQLSKQRESMRRHVSQYKEHYPLDLYDK from the exons ATGGCGGCTGTGAGGAGTATGAACAAAATGTATGGACTCTGTTTCCATGCTGTTCGTCAGACGGCAGGACTGAAGGCGTCGAGGCTGCTTCAACACAGAGCCTTCAGAGTCGGT GCTGTGCACCGACAGCAGCCCTTTGACTCATCTCTGGAAAAGCCACAGTTCCCTGGAGCCTCGGCCGAGTTTGTGGATCAGCTTGAGTTCATCCAGCCCAATGTCATCTCTGGGATCCCAGTGTACCGGGTGATGGACAGGCAGGGCAACATCATTAACCCCTCTCAAGACCCTCAG CTCTCCAAAGAGACAGTTTTAAACTTTTATCAGAAGATGACTATGCTAAACACAATGGATCGCATTCTTTATGAGTCTCAGAGACAg GGTCGGATCTCTTTTTACATGACCAACTATGGTGAGGAGGGGACACATATTGGTAGTGCTGCTGCTCTGGACCCAAGCGACTTGGTCTTTGGTCAATACAGAGAAGCTG GAGTGCTGATGTACCGTGGTTTTCCTCTGGAGATGTTCATGGCTCAGTGCTACGGCAACGCAGATGACCTTGGCAAGGGCCGGCAGATGCCTGTCCACTACGGCTCCAAAGATCTGAACTTTGTCACCATCTCCTCTCCCTTGGCCACTCAGATTCCTCAGG CGGCTGGAGCTGCATACGCAGTCAAGCGAGAAAACCTCAACCGTGTTGTAATCTGTTACTTCGGAGAGGGAGCCGCCAGCGAAGGGGATGCACACGCTGGCTTCAACTTTTCCGCCACCCTTGAGTGCCCACTGATATTCTTCTGTCGTAATAACGGCTATGCCATCTCTACCCCCACCAATGAGCAGTATAGGGGAGATGGCATTG CTGCTCGTGGTCCGGGTTATGGCATGCTGTCCATCCGTGTTGATGGTAATGATGTGTTTGCTGTGTACAATGCTACAAAAGAGGCACGCCGCAGGGCTGTGGCTGAGAACCAGCCCTTCCTTATTGAGGCAATGACCTACAG AATTGGACACCACAGCACCAGTGACGACAGCTCAGCTTACCGTTCGGTGGATGAAGTGAACTACTGGGACAAGCAGGACCATCCCATCTCGAGGCTGAGACATTACATGGCGGCCCGAGGTTGGTGGAGCGAGGACGATGAGAGGAGCTGGCGGAAGAAATCTCGCAAGACGGTGATGGAGGCGTTCGAGGGGGCCGAGAAACGCCTTAAACCGAATCCTGAGCTGCTGTTTACTGATGTGTACCAGGAGATGACATCCCAACTGAGCAAGCAGAGAGAATCCATGCGGAGGCACGTGAGCCAATACAAAGAGCACTACCCACTTGACCTTTATGATAAATAA
- the b3gnt2l gene encoding N-acetyllactosaminide beta-1,3-N-acetylglucosaminyltransferase 2, translated as MRRFHTLSALVLLVTLFLIFYSTLHLEVTYSRRAAPEDHLKHVSLQAHDRKTPSSKQESFTTPHPNVHNVSVSDGLRQTIPQNGAYWNRLLRSSLRNLDKGDNPFGHDSDWSGCRETNLELLQTNVHDFTSYFALFQDFLQGMNCRSPPVLLNQPNKCFSKGKGDNRTFLLIAIKSSPGNFERRQAVRETWGREGVYQSGLRVRTVFLVGSSPLEDPDLSPLLSFEARYFEDILQWDFHESFLNLTLKVNTFLQWALKYCPHASFVFSGDDDVFVNTPALISYLHSLEPSKASRLYVGHVISTANPLRDPKSKYYIPLSFYEGPYPAYAGGGGFLISGALLQPFHSVSRIIPFFPIDDVYAGMCLKAMGVSPEANAGFQTFDIKEEDRENLCVHKDLILIHQRSPQQVKKLWRGIHSPLLTC; from the coding sequence ATGAGACGTTTTCATACCTTGAGTGCTTTGGTTCTCCTTGTCACTTTATTTCTGATCTTCTACTCAACCCTACACTTAGAGGTGACCTACAGTCGCAGAGCAGCACCAGAGGACCACCTCAAGCATGTCAGCCTCCAGGCCCACGACAGAAAAACACCATCCTCCAAGCAGGAGAGCTTCACTACACCTCACCCCAATGTCCACAATGTGTCTGTTTCTGATGGCCTCAGACAAACCATCCCTCAAAATGGAGCGTACTGGAACCGCCTTTTGCGCTCGTCCCTCAGGAATCTGGACAAGGGAGATAATCCTTTTGGACATGACTCTGATTGGTCTGGCTGCAGGGAGACAAATCTAGAGCTTCTGCAAACAAATGTGCATGACTTCACCTCCTATTTTGCCTTATTCCAGGACTTTTTGCAGGGCATGAACTGCAGGTCCCCTCCAGTTCTGCTCAATCAACCCAACAAGTGCTTCTCTAAAGGGAAAGGAGACAACCGGACCTTCCTGCTTATTGCCATTAAGTCAAGTCCTGGAAACTTTGAGCGAAGACAGGCGGTGCGGGAGACCTGGGGACGAGAGGGGGTGTATCAGAGTGGACTGAGAGTGCGCACTGTGTTCCTAGTGGGAAGCTCCCCACTTGAGGACCCTGACCTCAGCCCACTGCTGTCATTTGAAGCAAGATACTTTGAGGACATCCTGCAGTGGGACTTTCATGAATCTTTCTTGAATCTGACGCTCAAAGTGAACACATTCCTCCAGTGGGCACTGAAATACTGTCCTCATGCCTCCTTTGTTTTTAGTGGAGATGATGATGTATTTGTTAACACACCCGCATTAATCAGCTACCTGCACTCTCTGGAGCCTTCGAAAGCCTCTCGGCTGTATGTTGGACATGTCATAAGCACAGCAAATCCCCTCAGGGACCCCAAAAGCAAATACTACATTCCTCTGAGTTTCTATGAAGGCCCATACCCTGCTTATGCTGGTGGAGGTGGTTTCCTTATCTCTGGAGCATTGCTGCAACCCTTTCATTCAGTTTCACGCATTATTCCTTTCTTCCCCATCGACGACGTCTATGCTGGGATGTGCTTGAAGGCTATGGGGGTTTCTCCGGAGGCAAACGCAGGCTTTCAGACATTTGACATCAAGGAGGAGGATCGTgagaatctgtgtgtgcataaagatctgattctgattcaccaGCGCTCTCCTCAACAGGTGAAGAAGTTGTGGAGGGGTATTCACAGCCCCTTGCTGACTTGTTGA